In Salinibaculum sp. SYNS191, the genomic window CGCACAGGCATACGTCGAGTACATCGAGGACGAACTCGACACGCCCGCCTACGCCATCGGCGTCGGCCCGAACCGCGACGAGGCCATCGTCCGCCAGCGCCCCTTCTAACGCGACCCGGCCGGCCCGTCCCGCGCCAGACAGCACGTTTTTAGGGCGTCCGGGCCGAGGGGAGCGTATGAAAGAGGAACTGATGGAGATTCTCTGCTGTCCGGTGGACAAACACGACCTCGAACTCGACGTGGGCGAACGCGACGGCGAGGAGATTCTGACGGGCGAACTCGTCTGCACGGAGTGTGGCGAGTCCTACCCCATCGAGGACGGCATCCCGAACCTCCTGCCGCCGGACATGCGCGACGAAGCCCCAGCCTGAAGTTTTTTCTTCGGTGCCCACGGAGTCGCACCCGTGCCCGACGAGCTCGCCGTCCACGTCAGCCGTCACGACCTCCACGCCATCGAGATTCCGGACGCGTTCGAGACCGACGGCTCCTTCGACGTGGTGCTCGTCAACCACGGCCCCTCGCTGCACGTCCACCTCCACCTCGACGATTCGCTCTCGGACGTGGCTCGCCTCGACGCAAACAACCACTACGTCGAGGGCGACGCGAGCCGGGCCGTCCGCATCACCGTAGACACCGACAGCCTGCCCGACGACGGGGTCTTCGGGAAGCTGAAAGTCGTCTCCGCGTACGGTTCCGAGACCCGCTGGGTCGACGTCCAGCTCTCGTCACCGACGCCCGCCGGGACGCCGGTCGAAGTCGACGAGTCGCTGTCGAAGCCACCGGATTCTGACCGGACGGAGTCGAGAACGCCGACCTTCGAGGGCCCGGAACTCCCGGTGCTCGCGCTGGGCGGTCTCGCGCTCGCCGTTGCCCTACTCGCTGCCGTCCTCGTCCAGGATACGCTGGTGACCGTCGGGGCGGCGGCCGTCTTCGGGGGCGTCCTCGTCGCGCTCTACGTCCTCGTCAGCGGGTAGCTTCAGACGGGAC contains:
- a CDS encoding methytransferase partner Trm112, which gives rise to MKEELMEILCCPVDKHDLELDVGERDGEEILTGELVCTECGESYPIEDGIPNLLPPDMRDEAPA
- a CDS encoding DUF7524 family protein — protein: MPDELAVHVSRHDLHAIEIPDAFETDGSFDVVLVNHGPSLHVHLHLDDSLSDVARLDANNHYVEGDASRAVRITVDTDSLPDDGVFGKLKVVSAYGSETRWVDVQLSSPTPAGTPVEVDESLSKPPDSDRTESRTPTFEGPELPVLALGGLALAVALLAAVLVQDTLVTVGAAAVFGGVLVALYVLVSG